From the Triticum urartu cultivar G1812 chromosome 4, Tu2.1, whole genome shotgun sequence genome, the window CGTGGTGGCGTTGACGATAGCTAGACCGAGCAAGGTTGATGCATCAGTACAGTTCTGAAAAATGGAGCGGTggcagttggcggcggcggcctctgaGAGCATGCCGGACCAGTGTGTGCCCCAGACCCGGCAAGTGGCTAGGTTGGGgtctcaggtcttagatgttaggcttggctgcgatgtctgtttggtattaggcccaggctATTTGCGCCCCTTCATCAGCTGGATAGGTGTAGCGACAGTCTGTTGCTTAGATGGTGGCTTTAATCTTAATGTTGTAtcactttgtaaggtcttgtgagaataattaataaagtgaccgtatgcatcgtccagatgccaGAGGCCGGGGGttatcctccttttctaaaaaaaatggATACGTTGAGGCACACCCTGCTAAATTGCTTGGTTTCAAGGAGCACGTGGGCACTATCATACGAGCAAATTGTCGAGCGATTGAGTCTGAATGTAAATGATGACGCCAAACATTGTCTATTCACCATGCATGAGGTGTTATCGCATGAGGATTTCATCACTTTTACTATCACTTTTGCGGATGATATGGGGAGATCCGCACAAAGCTATACATGAGGACATATATAAAAGCCCTTTCACTTTTCAGGGTTATGTGCAGAGGAACTTCGCTGAGCTGAGAGCTACCCAAAGCACTCAAAGTCTAGTTCCTGGGACACCCATGATTATGCCAAATCAATGTATCGCTCCTTGGGATGATATGGTGAAGGTCAATGTGGATGCGGCAGTTGGACCAGGCGGCACTCGAGGCGCAGTGCAAGCTATATGCAGAGATCGAGCAGGCAATTTTCCGGATGTGTTGGCCATTGTGTTCCCACATATATCGTTTCTTGCATCTCTCGAATCTTTAGCAATCAGGGAGGCCCTTACGCTTACTGATAATCTCTATGAGAGGAAGATTCAGGTGGCTTCAAATTGCAAGGTAGTCATTGCAAATATACATCAGAAGAGCGCAGCTATCTACGGAGCAATCATACATGAGATCATAGATCGGAAGGCTACCTTTATTAATTGTATCATTAGCCATGAATTTAGAAGTTCGAATGTTGAAGCTTACAAACTCTTGAATCATGCTTTATTCCTAGGGGTTGACGGCTATGTTTGATTAGGTCACCCCATAGCTAAAGTTGTCTCACCTTGCTACAAAACTACAGGGCGTGCACCACGGCTTTGACCTAATGGCATCCGTTTGCTGGAATCTGAATAGCTGAGAAGAAAGTGGCAAACAGGTGCATAACGCATGGGAATCTGCCAGTTCAGACCAAATCCTGAAGAAAGCTCAAAGCGCCGTTTGATGAGCCTTCACAGTAGTAGTTAGTTTGTTAGGTAAAGGCTGGCCAAGCCAATTATGCTTAGCTGGTCTTTTTGGATGATCAGCTACACTGTGACTGAGACACAGCCCGGATTCCCATGAAGGTCAATGCGGCTTGTAAAGCTTTTACGTCAAGTGTGCGATCATGACAGAACTCGAGGAAGAAACCCTGGCTAACTCCGTGACAGCAGCCGCCgtaagaggggggggggggggggggggggggggggggggggggggggggggggggggggagggcaaGTGTTCTTTCGAATGACTAGGCATAAAGACCACGTAGACAGTGAATCGGGTTAAAATTGTAATTCGTCAAAAAGTGATGGAATGCTCTCGAGACAGAGGAGAATGGATGGTCTTCTATTCGTCCCTATAAACATTGTGAGGGTGCAATAAAAAGCTTCGGAGTTTGTCTAAAAAACATAAAACAAGAGACTAAAGTTTTCTTTTGAAAGGAAAAGAGACTAAGTTGAAACAGACGCTCACTTCTATGAACACGTGGACACACAACCGGTGgctccatgcatgcatgcatcgcaCGCAGTACGCACGCGGGCCGTTTCCAAGCTAACTAATGGCGCCCGGCCGACGACGGAGTACAGCTAGTACAGTACTCGCTGCCAAACGCCTACGTGAGAGACCCTCGTGAGCCCAGCTATACAACCTCCTCTCCTACTCCCGTCCTTGTTCACTCCGCAGCCGAATTCCGCTTTCTCCACTGCTCAGTCCCCCGGACCGCCGGACCTCTCCTCGCCTTGCCATGGCAGCCGCAGCACTGAGGGCGCAGCTCAACGCCCATATCGCCGGCATGTACACCGAGGTGAGTGTTGGCTCAGACCAGACGTCAAGTACTTTCTGGCGACGGCGACAACCGACGACGAATGACGATGACAAACGAAGTTCGCTGACGAACTCGACGAAGTGCTTTACGTCGAGATGCACCGTTGTAAGCTAGCAACACCACGTACTAGCTTGATCGATTCCTTTGACCAACTAGTATCTCAATCTATCATACGCACACAACAGCCAGCCGGCCGGAAGCACACGAACGCACGCGTAGACACCGGCGTATTGCCACACGTACGTATCGTACCTGTTGTTCCTTACTTTATTGCTTAACTCACGGTGTTGTTTACAGGGGCTGGATACacgtgtgtgtgtgtatatatatatatatatatatatatatatatatatatatatatatatatatatatatatatattagctGCTAGCCTGCCTAGTACAAGTCCTACTAGGTATCTAATTCCTACACTAGTCGGAGACGTACACATACATGTATCCGGACAGAACGTCGGGTTTAATCCCAACAATCACCCCCCTAAACACGACGTCGTCATGTTACAGCTCCAACATCGATCCTTCTTTGCATCTCCAAGAATTTCTCTCGATCCAAAGCCTTAGTTAGCATATCCACCAGCTGATCATCGGTGCGAATATAGTTGACCTTCATCTTACCTTCTTCTACGCAGTCCTTTATGTAGTGATACACCGTACCAATGTGTTTGCTCCTATCATGCCGCACTGGATCTTAATGTAGAAAACTTTCAGACTTGCTATCAACATTAAGCACCACTTATTCCGTATCTCCATCAATTAACTGCGGGTGCTTTACTCTTCTTGCTCAGCTCAAGATAAGGTTTCATTGAAGCATCAACTGGATTGCAATCTCTTATGACAGGGCTTTCAAGTACCTTCTTTGTGTATGCCTCCTGGCATAGTGTGATCCCCTCCGTCTTTTGATGTACCTCTATCCCGGGGTAGTAACTCAAAAGACCCAGATCATCCATCTTGAAAAGCTCTTTCATCTGTAGCTTGAACTTTACAATCACCTCTTCATCTGCTCCAGTAATTAATAGGTCGTCGACGTAGATGCCAACTAGTAGACGATCCCTTCCTTCACCTCTCTTTTACATTGCATGCTCTATGGGGCTTTCTCAAATCCAAGAGAAATCAACGTTCGATCAAGTTTGATGTTCCACTCCCGAGGTCCTTGCCATAGCCCATACAAGATTTTGTGTAAGTTCAGTACCTTGTGCTCTTCTCCCTCTTCGATGAAACCTGGTGGTTGATTAACATACACATCTCCTTCTATCTTGCTGTTCAAAAACACGGAGTTTACATCCATGTGATGTACTTTCCATGATTCCAGAGCCGCGAGAGCGATGAGTAATCTCACCGAATCCATCTTTGCAATGGGAACGAACACTTCTTCGAAGTCCACACCTTCCTCTTGCACATACTCTTTGGCCACAAACCTCGCTTTGTGCTTCATCCACCCTTCAACATCGTTCTTGACCTTGAATTCCCATTTGAGCTCTATAGCATTTTCATTGTTGGGAAGATCCACAAGCTCCCATGAATTATTGTCATGGACCGACCCCAACTCTTCTTTCATAGCATGACGCCAACATTCCTGCTTATTTGCGTCTTCGAATTCCACCGGTTCCTTGGTGTTTGCTAGACACCGTCGCCTACTCCCGTTCACCATTACCGGATCAATCGTCCGAAGAAATTTCTTTGAATATGGGTGTAACTCCGACTGTAGATGATCGGTTGTAGATGGACGTGTCCTTTTCTCCAGTACTTTCGAAGGCGTCGCCACATCTTTTGGAGTTGCCAAAACCTCTGTTATTGACGTTTCTGACGCTTCAAAACTGCTGCTTCTTGAAGAGCCTGCAGCGCATGAGCTGCTATTATCTGGTTCAAGCGAGCCTTCGTTGGCTGGCTTATTTTCTAGCCCATCACGTGGGCCTTGCCCCACTTCTCTCCATGCTGGGTCAACACGTGGTAGTGGACATCCTGGTGTAAAGCTTGCTGCAGCCAGCCTGCTGTAGACGGCAACCGGCCCATCTCCTGGACTGCTAGGAATCAAAACCGTGGGAGCCGTGAACATGCCATACCTTGCCTCAGGCACCTGCTCGCGTGAGCTGACCGGCTTGCCGCTCGTTGCCACGTGCGCGACACTACCACCTGGACTCACGATGTCGGATGTGCAGCGACTCTCCATGTCCGTGCAACTCCCTCTTGCACTGTCAGACACCACGTACATGCCACACTCGTCAGGTCCAAGCACAGTTTGCCACGTGTCATGCCTCGTCGCTGGTACGACCATGCCGAGACGCATTGTGTCGTGGACTTCTGGCGCCACGCCTTCGCCTAAAGTAAAAACTTCCGTGTCGGTTTTGAGGTTGTTTATGGGCCTCTCTTCCAGTTGACCAACACAAAAACTGCTTCTCCATGGTCGAGCACACGCTGCTTTCGCTGCATCCGATCCAGCAAAGTTAGCACTTACGTCTGTAGCATCGACGCAAGTTTCGGAGTCACCTCCCGCAACAGTAGCATCGATACGAGTTTCCGAACCATGATTATGAAGGTGAACTTTTTCTTCCACGAACGCGACAATTTCTTTAGCCGGCGGTTGAAGACCTGGATCCTTCTCGTCCACGAGTTCGCTCATCAACATCATGTCACCATCATCTCCTTGATGGGCCATGAGCGTCTTCTGCTTCGGTGCTTCCTCGCAGTCAGCCTTGAAGTGACCGAGGAGGCCACAGTTATAACACATCACTTTCTTGATGTCAAACTTTCTCCTCGGTGATGGTACAGCCTCATCGTCTGAGTCGTCGTCCGAGTCGGCGAAGTTCTTTCTCGCCGAACGCTGCTTCCCCTTTTTTTTGCTGCTGCTCGTGGATCCGCCTTGCTTTTCGAGGGTGGTCCACTGCGCCTTTGTGAGCATCACAAGCTCATCATTCCTCCCGTCCCCAAGACTGTACCGCATCCGCTCATCGTGAGCTTTGTACCGTCCAACAAGATCGTCGATGGAGAGTGTCGCGAGATCGACGCACTGCTCGATCGCTGTGACAATTTGCAGGTACCGGGGAGGGGCTACGCGCAAGAACCGCCGGACAACCGAGGTCTCCATGAGGTTTTCTCCAAGCGCGCGGATCCGATTGACGAGAGTAGCCACCCGTGAAGCGAACGCATCCACGAACTCATTGTCGCCCATGACCAAAGTCTCGTAGTTCCTTAGGAGAGTTTGGAGATTGGCTTGCTTGACACGGGTGTGTCCCTCGAACATGAGTTTTAGCGTATCCCACACCTTCTTCGTCGTTGCTTTGGCGATTAGGGGTTGGAGGACATCCATCAGCATCACCGAGTAAATCGCCGACGCCGTCTGCCGATCCTTCCGGTGCTCGGCTCCCTCCTTCTTGAACGTGTCGCCTCCGGGATCCACCGCGTCCCATAGCTCGTTGGCGCGGAGACCACACTCTATGAGGGCCTTTCAGACCCCGAAGTTCTCGCGATCAAACCGTGGATACGACGAACTCGTCGGAGCAGCAATTACTTTAGCTGCACCGGAGTACTCCGCCAGCTGCTTGGTCTTCTTGTCGTTTGCCATGATCCTCCGTTACTAGAAGATCAACCTTGCTCTGATGTTAATTGTTGGCCCAGACCATACGCCAAGTACTTTCTAGCGACGGCGACGACCGACGACGAATGACGATGACAAATGAAGCTCGCTGACGAACTCGACGAAGTGCTTTACATCGAGATGCACCGTTGTAAGCTAGCAACACCACGTACTAGCTTGATCGATTCCTTTGACCAACTAGTATCTCAATCTATCGTACGCACACAACGGCCAGCCGGCCGGAAGCACACGAACGCACGCGTAGACACCGGCGTATTGCCACAGATACGTATCGTACATGTTGTTCCTTACTTTATTGCTTAACTCACGGTGTTGTTTACAAGGGCTGGATACAcgtgtgtgtgtctatatatatatatatatatatatatatatatatatatatatatatatatatatataattcctacaCTAGTCGGAGACGTACACATACATGTATCCGGACAGAACGTCGGGTTTAATCCCAACAGTGAGGCCCTTCCCTTCCCCGCCCTTCTAGTCGTGTGGTCGTGGATTTTGGCCTGAGTTGGCATTTGACTTTGCCTTGGCGTGGTCGACGTCGATCAAGTGTGTGGTGGATGAAGACATGTTCGAGGAGCTGCGGGAGGAGGGCACCGCCGTCGAGGTCTCCCGCCTCTTCATCAATGATGCCCACgagatcatcgacgacatccacACCCTAATGTCCGTACGGCCGCCCTCTATCTCTCCCTCTGCTCTTGGTCTCTGGTACTGACTCAACTTGTCTGCTCTAGAAATCGCAGGGAGCAGCCCCAAGTGGACTTCGACGAGGTGAAAGCCCTGACGCAGCAGCTCATGCGGTGCACCTCTAGGTGATGACCAATTCACCATCATGAATCCTTTCTCTCTCTTCCACCCGCTTATTTTTAACTCAATGTTTGTTTGTCTGCTGCGTTGATGTCATGCGATTCAGATCTGTTTACTGTACTGGGCAAAGGATTCATATATATCGGTTGCACTGACCCATAGGTGTAATTAGAAGAATCGAGTTTAGTTGTGTTCAGTGTAACGGAGTTTCCGGTATCCCGATGAATATCAATGTTATGATGAGGATAAACTGTTGCAGTTTCTCGAATATTCCTGGTACTATTAATGATCTGCTATTCTGTGTATGATTAATGATGTTTCTTCTGGTATTAATGATCTGCTATTCTATGTATCACTAATGGTGTTTTTTCTAGTTTGTCCACAAAATCGATGTCGTGCGATTTAGATCTGTTTGTTATACTGGGCAAAGGATTCTATTTGTCACAAAAAAGAATGTTGCTTGCACTGTCATGTAGCCATAATTTGAAGAATCGAGTTTAGTCGTGTTTCCTGTAACTGAATTATATCCCAGTTAACGTCAGTAGCATGATGAGTATAAAGTGCTGGAATTTTATCTATTTTGGGCCTAGCtcaatagcagtttcagaaattcctaataaatcctagaggcccacttagtccatttgtgcaaggcaagaggtggcacaaaagtttagtcccacattgctagtttagtggcagttggacctccttataagggaggttctttccccacttgtacgagcatgagaacaagagggatatccatGCGCGCTCCTCCTTCGTCGCCCGCCTCGCCTTGTCATGACGCGctgcgggttgcgggaatgagccgatatctaaatttttgTCACGCACTACGGGTATACAAAAGGTCACACGGAAGCTGAAAAGATTTTTTGCGAAAGTGGAGTTCGAATGCGAACGGTGCAGCCCTTCGACTACTGGCTGTTCGCTTCGCCTCCGTCTCTTCGTTTCGCCTCCCGTCGCtgccctctcgcctccttctcttgcgcctataaaagggaggtcgctccttcCAGAGTGACGCATCAAAATTTCTCCTTCCTTTCGCCATCGGTTCCAATCTCTGAGTTGCTGCTGTCTtcctcatcccggcttgcggcgtgcaccgcaagtcgggacagtaggctccgaaaccgcaccttttgagtcctgtacgggagaagggtgataaggtttttggggagcgctcagcgcgactactggctacttcatcacggacgatccggtcgccgatgactacttccccgacgacgacttcttccccaaCGTCCACGatctcctcgacgacatggcaggcgaggacaccgaccccaagtccagcacttccactgctgctgtcccgtacgtgttcttggTCTTTCTGTTAGATGTCATGACACAGTTCTTTGCTCTACTTTCCGCCCTACATGTGTTaagttctacttcatatatgcaacttcatctagtgtctcttctagatgtgtttagttcaagttcatatatgcagatactctttaccttctctctgtccgaacgcatgacttgttttatctctactatattagtcatgctttatctagtatttttGTTCATAAAATCATTcagtaaattgctcatatttccaacataaaGATGTCGTTTTTGTGAACATTTCGGGTATCAATGATATGCTGCTATGCATATCACTAACGGTGGTTTTTCTTGTTTGTCCATGACATCGATGTTGTTTTTATTCGGGTGCGTCGGCCTGGGGTGTGTAGCTCATGGCGCATGACCGCATAAGGTTCGTGTTGTTTGCGGCCGCCGTTGTATTAGCCATACATAGAAGAGCTGAGTTTAGTTATATATCTCATGTAATGGAATTGTTGGTACTCTTGCCAATGGTAATGGTATAGCTTGGTGAGGGCAACTTTTGTCGTTTTGCGAATGTTTCTTATACTATTGAATCTTCAGTTTAGGCAATGTCATTATTTTAGGTCGACAATGAACAAAGTATGGCTGGTATTAATGATCTGCTATTCTATATAACGCTAATGGCCATTTTTTCGATTTCTCCACCTGAATGTTGTTGTTTCTATTCACATGTGTCAGACGGCGGGTGTGTACGTCATGGGCGTTATTTGGCTGTCGTATACCCAAAATTAGAAGACGTGAATTTAGTTATGTTTTCTGTAGCAGAATTTTTGGTATTCATGACGATGTTAAGGTCCGGCAAGAAAGACTTTGTCATTTTGTAAACATTTCTGGTACTACTATCTGCTATTTTACGTAACACCAATGGTGCTTTTTCTGGTTCATCAAATAATTTGTTGAGTTGACAATCATGATACGAAATGGCTCCTTGAGGATATTATTGAGTTGACGTCTCAGTTTATAATAAGTTCCTAATTTCCTGATCCGCATTTTTTTTGCATGTTTCAGTGTTGGTGCACAGCAAGTGAACCTCGCCTGCATGCACTTCGGCAATTTCAATGCCATAAAATATAAAGAAGGGTCAGAACTCAATAGCTTATCTATAATACATAAATAGTTGATCCCCACTAAGTCTAATTCTTTCAACATGCAGCCCTCCACATCATCAAATATGCCACGTCATCATCCACTAGAACTATTTTGTAGGACATGCATACGTCAATTCAATTGTTCCATTTCCAATAGTCCAACATACATGCATACCCTTTGTTCACATATAATTACTTTCAAAAGTAATAGCTTTTGATTTAAGTCATTTCATTCATATAGAATGTGTCCAAAATTAATCTTTAAGCTCCCGCAGCAACGTGCGGGGAAATCACCTAGTTACATATGTTACACAATAATTATTGGCAGCATTATTTTTCAATGTCTCTATTTAAACCTGCCAACTCATGTTGTCTTTTTGGTCGTTATTTACAGCTCATACCAATCTAACATTATTAAGAAGTAACCATGCTTTGCTTTTTCAGTTCATCTGCATTCACATTGTTGATATTACTCGGTTCATTATCTGAATATTCTAATCTTTGATGATTCTTTTGTAATTTATTGGCTCTAGACTTCTGTTTACAGCACAACTAAACTCTTATATGGCTAGAGATTTTTCTTTTTCAAAATATACGGCATTTCATCTCAGTTCTATTAACCTCTTCAGAATTTGACCGTGTggtgttttttgcattatttcaGGTGCCTCGTGTCCTTGGCTCTTGTTAGGAATGAGTTCTTTATTGTGCGACATGAGTTGGAGGTCATGATCGAGGTAGCACCTTATGTGCCTAATGTTGGATTTGATACCAACTTCTCACTAGTTTCATAACCCACAGATTTTTATATTAAGATAGAGAAAAGGGAACAATCTTAAATCGTTAATCTTATTCTTTTGACGTTTGGTTTTGGAGCACTTAGTTGGAGGTACTGGAAATTCTCATTTTGCCGTTGAATGATTATCCTGTAATTTTTTCATCACGTTTGGTAGATGTACATGGTAGCTCTAAAAGTGGCAGAACTTCTTATTTCCTAGTTTAAATTAAGCTTCGCCAAATGCCCAAATAAGAAACTACCCAACTTGTAGCATGGCTGATTAGTGAAACCATGTGCCTTGAGCACCATTATGTGCCATAGACTTATCTTAATCATTTTTCGGAAGGTACTTAT encodes:
- the LOC125553362 gene encoding histidine-containing phosphotransfer protein 2-like; the encoded protein is MAAAALRAQLNAHIAGMYTECVVDEDMFEELREEGTAVEVSRLFINDAHEIIDDIHTLMSVRPPSISPSALGLWEQPQVDFDEVKALTQQLMRCTSSVGAQQVNLACMHFGNFNAIKYKEGCLVSLALVRNEFFIVRHELEVMIELEEQIAACGPNS